Proteins co-encoded in one Ooceraea biroi isolate clonal line C1 chromosome 9, Obir_v5.4, whole genome shotgun sequence genomic window:
- the LOC105276133 gene encoding sodium channel protein Nach, which yields MTSENGIVTSPEMDLYPTWQIDFPAIAICNVNRISRKAANHLAQELAEFESVTYTANLTVQDLTRMLTLLGQLYLYEFRDAETILLHTILERACNSGYDVDRIMKHLAPKCRNMLWKCTWQGKEVVCDDIFVLRKTQDGYCCTFNYARRNDGFGSARIDVFASQYIEHMSNIGPEYGLSVLLDPELDDYFYKILPINGFKVLLYNPMSYPDVASGRVREVIVSPRIETYLKLDATLFYTTEDAQKHDIQERDCLFQTEESRIFHGYYSFSDCIMYCRMQDILRLCGCVPFFYPMTRDIANASTRACNLKDLFCLRKYKEKWQNVKPRVENNMTPFNDSMFEGIGYLSCNCFPSCTDITYNVKSNSIPLSLSELYWGRSKYSLKNHSVLHIFFGKLGMIRLRQDVLYYWHDLMSIYVNIWNLFLGVSIINVIEMIYKYILFHSDATSQLTARMIEEKVKKDKDAAQVIVIKPVAIPEITARPAVIPEITQPLHWEELTGVLRRGQLF from the exons ATGACGAGCGAAAACGGGATCGTCACCTCACCCGAGATGGATCTATATCCGACCTGGCAGATCGACTTCCCGGCGATCGCGATTTGCAACGTCAACCGGATCAGCCGAAAGGCGGCAAATCATCTTGCCCAAGAACT AGCGGAATTTGAAAGCGTCACGTACACCGCTAATTTGACGGTACAGGATCTCACGCGTATGCTGACTCTATTGGGTCAGTTGTATTTGTACGAGTTTAGGGATGCTGAAACAATACTCCTGCACACGATCTTGGAACGGGCTTGTAACAGCGGCTACGATGTCGATAGAATAATGAAGCAT CTGGCACCAAAATGCAGAAACATGTTGTGGAAATGCACTTGGCAAGGAAAGGAAGTGGTATGCGATGATATCTTTGTGTTAAGAAAAACTCAGGATGGCTATTGCTGCACATTTAATTACGCTAGACGTAATGATGGCTTTGGGAG CGCACGGATCGATGTTTTCGCGTCCCAATATATCGAGCACATGTCGAACATCGGACCCGAGTATGGCCTATCTGTTCTTTTAGATCCGGAATTGGACgattatttctataaaattcttCCAATTAACGGTTTCAAA GTATTGCTATACAATCCTATGAGTTATCCCGATGTAGCAAGTGGTCGCGTACGTGAAGTCATAGTTTCTCCAAGGATAGAAACTTATTTGAAACTGGATGCAACGTTATTTTATACCACGGAA GATGCTCAGAAACACGACATACAGGAACGTGATTGCTTATTTCAAACGGAAGAGTCCAGAATTTTTCATGGTTACTACTCGTTCAGCGATTGCATAATGTACTGCCGCATGCAAGATATCCTCCGATTATGCGGCTGCGTACCGTTTTTCTATCCAATGACAAGAGACATTGCCAATG CTTCCACACGAGCCTGTAATCTGAAGGATTTATTCTGCCTAAGGAAATACAAAG AGAAGTGGCAAAACGTAAAGCCTCGGGTTGAAAATAACATGACGCCGTTCAACGATAGCATGTTTGAAGGAATTGGATATCTCAGCTGTAATTGTTTTCCATCTTGCACCGATATTACGTACAACGTGAAGTCCAACAGCATTCCTCTGAGTCTCTCTGAGCTATACTGGGGGAG GAGTAAATACTCGCTCAAAAATCACAGCGTGCTGCATATCTTCTTCGGAAAACTGGGGATGATAAGGTTGCGGCAGGATGTCCTCTATTATTGGCACGATCTTATGa GTATTTATGTCAACATATGGAATTTGTTTCTTGGAGTCAGTATCATAAACGTCATCGAgatgatttataaatacatcCTATTTCACTCCGACGCAACAAGTCAGCTCACGGCGCGTATGATCGAAGAGAAGGTCAAGAAGGATAAAGATGCCGCGCAGGTGATTGTAATAAAGCCTGTAGCAATACCGGAAATTACAGCGAGGCCCGCAGTAATACCGGAAATTACCCAGCCACTTCATTGGGAAGAATTGACCGGTGTCCTTCGACGAGGACAATTGTTTTAG